The sequence below is a genomic window from Sander lucioperca isolate FBNREF2018 chromosome 6, SLUC_FBN_1.2, whole genome shotgun sequence.
TACAACTAAAGGGacacagaaataacagacagcaacaaaacaattgaACAGCATTAAAGCAGTAATCCTGTATgtattaatgtgtttgtttgtttgcttttaggggtggcagtagctcaatCTGGAGGAACCGCAGGGtcactggttcaagtccccgttcagaccaaagtatggtggtggactggtagctggagtgccagtgctgctgccagttcacctcctgggcaacTCTTGAGCAAGGTACCGAACCCCCCCAACTGTCGTTCAGCTGCAGCCCCCTCCCACTCTGACAGCTCACCATTAGtacatgtataggtactgagcatgtgtgtattccaggcgtgtgtgtgtgtgtgtgtgtgtgtgtgtgtgtgtgtgtgtgtgtgtgtgtgtgtgtgtgtgtgttctaacaacagagtgaaaacattgcaATTTcctttgcaggattaataaagtctaaattagagatagatactttattgatcccgaaggggaaattcaaggtcccagtagcttaaagacatcacacacaacatacacatacacatacatcataaacaaaatgataaaataacaagtccacatgaataatatggacaataaaagaaaaaatactaaataaaaaatcctgaccgtactaagggatgtatgtataagcatgagacgcttgcagtgacagggcagggactgaccctgtgagtcagtatgcatggtaaggtgctctatgagagtgtgtgtcatggtggtagtgcaaataagtccaatagtgcaaggataaagtctagagaccagcattaaatatgaacaaaatataagagaataatgtagacatagtaatataaaaaactatagcagtgccAAGGataaagacagcattaaatatgggcattataagggaataaagtagacagtaggatagacacaaatcaGTAATAAAGAGGTTTGAAGTAATATTAATTATTAGTATGTATGCAGCTTTCAcacaaggcaaattccacacaAGTGTgtctttctgattctgatttctgatgaGTAGAGGCGGGGTTTCAATctagatttaaaaatgtcaactgGATGAGCTTCTTTaacatgtccccccccccccacacacacacacacacacacacacacacacacactccccctaACTGGTTCGTAGTCCCTCAGGTAAAATGGCCTGCAAACACATGAATCCAACACGGCCCTTGTTGTAACTCCCACTCAGCACTGCGGATTCCAGCAAACTTCTTGTATGCCTCTTTAGAGCCTCTCTTTTCATTTGTCCTTTCTGCCCAAGCTAAGTCTTTTCTTTCCCCCCccctctcgctctccctctttAATCCGTCCCTCTATttcaggaagaagaagaagaagaaaaaaaaaaaacacaaaaccagGTTCACGCAGTGCTTTAGTGGCTAAAAGTGAAAgagcttgtgtttttgtgtgtgtgtgtgtgtgtgtgtgtgtgtgtgtgtgtgttttttttttttcctcccttcgTTGAGTTGAGCCTTGAATCGCTCTGGAAaattgcttcttttgaatagaGGGAAGGAGGAACAACGTTTAATGGGATCCAAAGGGAGTCTGTGCTCTTAAACAGGTGGAAATTGGACGTCCTCGAATTTATacaaataagtaagtaagtatatAAGCCGGCGTGGAAAAGGAGGGAACCCATCTCCGAGGATTAGCAGCTTTCtcctggaggaaaaaaaaaaaaaataaaaaatcccaaagtgaaaaaaaaagaaaagattactgtgtctgtgttgttaACCAAATGAAAGCAGGAGGATTTATATAACTTGTTTTCAATGCGTGTTTAACGACCACAACACAATTATGATCATCATATTTTCACCGTTTTTTTTCTTGAGGGATATGTAGCCGATGGCGCACGTGTCATATTATATGCAGATTATATGTAGATGAAGAGGATtaagggccacatgtgaaacattttgagttctgagtttaaagtcagatgATCTCAAACctttattcttctttaaaacaacgtttttattcattttcaacaACACCTGTCTCAACCCTAAACAAAATGTCTCGCTCagaattctgaaaaaaaagtcagaattctccCCCAGAATCCTCACGattctttctttatttaaagaaaaagaagaataagaagaagaaaactctGAATTCTGACTTGAATCTCAGATTTCTGACTTCAAACTCAGAACTCGAAGCCCTCTATAGTCCAAGGTGTTTGCCAGGGCTGCGTCTCCCTGTCACCCAGCGGAGAGTCGGGGTGGCAGGCCCACTGACGTCACAGAGAGATGTGGTTGGGGGGGGGCGGGCGCTGCCAACATGTGACACAGAGCATCGCACCCATCCGACCACTCCGGAGGTAAACTCCAACACAGACTCAACTTCATGCGCTCGCCTTCTCCAGCAACTCCatctattttctgtcttttttttttctttttcttttttttttctttttttttttttttactcctcttcttttatcttcttgctcttcttcctctccttaACGAGCCCTGTAATGTCCTGTTAATTCTGTGTGCGCTAGTTAATGAGCATTAATCCATCACCCCTGGATGCTATTGTTGCAGCGGGGGATGGCCATTTGAATGCAAATGCGTGACACCGTGACAGCAAGGTGCTTATTAAAGTGATGAGCGCTGCTGCGTGCTGTACCGGGGGACCAGCGGAGTGAGAGGAGCGGAGCGAGGGTTAGCTGGAGGAGCGGGGCGGACTGGAGGAACTTCTGCTCTCCTGCAAACTaaaacagaacaacaacaaaaaaaaaactgcaagaacaacaacaacaatggcaagTTCTGCGTCCCTGGAGACGGTGATGTCCTGCGGTAGGACCGGGCCGTCCGCGGCCCCAAAGAGCCTCGCCTTCTCCATAGACCGGATCATGTCCAAGGGCTCGGAGCCGAGGGGCGGTGGAGAGGAGCGGCCGGAGGGGAGGAAGCTGCTGGGGCTCTGCTCCCCGATCCCCTGCATGATCCCGCTGCAGCCCTTCAGCTACGACCTGCAAGCCAAGGCGCTGATGAACTACTCGGAGCTGTGGAGAGCCAGCTTCCGGGGGACTTTCTGCGGCTCCGCGGCCGCTCCTTGCAAAGCCAGCTGCGGCATGTGCGCCAAGGCAGAGGCGGGCGTGAAGCAGCCGAGCCGGGTGGTGAAGCCGCAGGTGATCCAGCAGGCCGTGGCCGTGCCCAGCGTCGGCGGCGGCGTCGGCgtcggcggcggcggcggcggctcGCTCTACTATCTCAACTACCTGGACTCTGCGTACCAGCAGCAGCCGGAGCTGCTGGCCGGACACTGGTTCTCCAGCCCGCAGGCCCACGCTTCTCTGTCGGCGCACCACAGACTCTTGCTGCTGGAGAACGCCAAGCTCGCCGGGGTGGGTACCGAAAAGCTGCCCACGCCCCAGTACCCACACAAGGAGCATCTGCCGGGACAGCTGGACCAGATAGTGAAGGAGAGCCACGGCCTGAGCCCCGAGAAGAGCGGCAAGACACACAGCAAAGTCAGCGGCGGCAGCGGCGCAGACGGAAAACCCAAAAACTTCACGTGTGAAGTGTGTGGAAAGGtacgtgtttttgttttttttgagtGTGTACTATAGcgaggctatatatatatatatatatatatatatatatatatatatatatatatatatatatatatatatatatatatatatatatatatatatatataggcctatatatataatgttcacatttagattttaagattagaattttatttaaattccacacttttattattaaatattaggCTATTATTGACcaaaaataaagcaaaatgtTTTCCCTGAAAACGAAAATGTATCCTTAAAATCAGAatcaaaatcagaaaaaaaagatgtattgcGCAGGGAAGTAGACCTTACCAGGAATTTGCTTTGGTTGATGGTGCatactttaaaaacacatttaaacattattttgaaataaacaaacaataaatacagaaagaaagaaataacacatagcctacatataattagcctatataacatttaggaaaaaaaagaggctaAATCCCGAGAAAAACAACGAATTATTACAGGATAATACACAGTACACAATAAATTCCAGAGGATCTAAATGAGATCGTTTGACGCCAGCAGATTTCTAAAGTCACCCGTGTTGTTGTTCTAAATAATTGTGAATAATaccctgtttttttgtttttttttgtatccccTTAGGTTTTTAACGCGCATTACAACCTGACCAGACACATGCCGGTGCACACCGGGGCCCGGCCCTTCGTCTGCAAGGTGTGCGGGAAAGGCTTCCGGCAGGCCAGCACGCTGTGCAGACACAAGATCAtccacacacaggtacacacacacacacacacacacacgcgcgcgcgcgcgcaagCTGTTTCTTAATCAATTTCTGCCGTTTTCAAATTCCACATTTGATTTGAGTTTTCCCTCTTGTTTCCGGTTCAGGAAAAGCCTCATAAATGTAACCAGTGTGGGAAGGCGTTCAACAGAAGCTCCACGCTCAACACGCACGTGCGGATCCACGCCGGGTACAAGCCTTTCGTCTGTGAGTTCTGCGGGAAAGGTTTCCACCAGAAAGGTAACCCTCCGCCCTGATCCCGTCTCCAAAACGCTCTGCATGAGTCTATTACAGCGTTATTCCAAACCCTCCTGCCACCTTTTCACAGTGCaggctttatttttatttttttaaagcttttatttAAATACGGTAGGCCTATGTCTTTAGTGACATGGTTCAAATATTCCGAGAATATGTCGGTGCGCCAAAGCGCGTACAGGCCTGTACAAAGCAAATTAAATGGGATCTTTATTTTGTCTGTGCATGTTGCGTCCTAAAATGTCTTCtcaaaacgaaaaaaaaaaaacctccacaTTTGGTAAAATGATTGAATCTGTTTCCAATAATAATGAACTTGTTTCAAGATGCAAGCGTTCTTTTTCTCGACATCTGTTATTGATCATCTCTCTGTTTAAAGACAGTGGCGGGCTGTAGAAGAGGCCTGCTCTGTGAACAGGTGAAATAATCTCACTGTTCTATTCATAAAAAATAAGACTGTCAGGACTCCATACGAGATCGAAAAAAATGTCCCATTAAATATAAGAATTCCTGCACTGTGGTCTGGTTGGcggggtgttttttttcctcgtcTGTTACACAATAATGTTGCTGCTGGTGGACGGTATTTTTGGTATTTTCTTGCTGTAGTTGTATGTATTTATAGGtcggatttaaaaaaaaataaaaataggttatcatgaaaataaaatctgttaatcataataataataaaaagggtTAGCCTACTATGTGTTGTATGTGCAGTAGGCTACTTTGACTGCGTTTAATTAGTCAGGAGTAAACCGggtcccccccacccccttacAATGGCAGCTGTTTGGTCTCTGTGGAGGAATCCTCAGTGTGTCCGCTGCATGTTGGAAGAAATATGAATATGAGAGCAGCACCATATGCTGCTGATCGGAGTTTATGTGTGATAGTATAATGAGTGGTGCGATCAGGGGGAACAGGACATGTCACTTTCCCCGGACTAATTCTCCCGGCATGCTTCAGGACGGTGGCTTTGCTCCGGGTCAGCTGCTTAGACCCCGGCGGAGCGGGGAATCAGGGGACTTTTTCCTCTTCTGTTGAGTTGTGTCGCTGCGCTTGATTTTGACTAAGTTTGACAACTTCTTGACTTGGACGTACAAAGCCGGGATTAATGAAGGCTGGggcagagcagaggagaggaacagGCCTCCCCcatcctctcttttttttctttctctctctctctctctctctctctctctctctctctctctctctctctctggttccCAGTAAAGTGCGGCCGTGTCTCACTTTCCCCCCTTGCTTTTCTGCAACCCTcctttaaccctcatgttgtcctcgggtcacatttgacccgtttttcagagatttttttttaccgtctgtgtctgtgattatccactcAACATATGTTCCTCAGGAAGATAGGCTACTCTTAAATCAAAATAATTCCTAttctctgcttttttaactcaaaaatgaggtcctattttgtccaccagccaaaagGGGGTGGAGTGGGGAGTGTTCATTTACAATTTGACCCAGGAGACAAGGTGCATGGTGGACTggaagacatatatatatatatatatatatatatgtttatatcaTGTATCACTTTATAAGcaaataaagttatgaataaatccaaggatacatcttttggttatatatcactggcatgtgacccagataatgtaattacCATCAACAGGCATACcccttaatttatttaatttaatttatactttttattaatccccagtggggaaattacaatttacaatctgttgttattacacacttcacacaggcctgaaatacacacacacacgctcaggtcCTATGCACTAATGGAGAAATGTCAGGGTTGgggggctgcgactgctggacAGGCACCTTGAGCGgtttgggtggggggggggggggttcagtgctttgctcaagagcaccttggcagtgcccaggaggtgaactggtaTCTCTCAGGCTACCAGAACACACACTCCGTACTTCGGTCCATAcaggacttgaaccagcgaccctccggttcccaacacaactccctacggactgagctgctaatgttagcaattaatgcggttaaacaaagaaacggtGATTATGTAAAAGAAATTGCGATTAGagaattatgtaataattgttacaggcagTTGTGCagtttcatttgtttttcatattttcttgAATCAAGTGGCATCATTTACTAACCCTATAGGCCTgtgctttgtttttataaaaagtcaGGGAACAGCAATGTTTACAGGTGGAATTAACTGGATTCCCTTGAAATAATCCAGATGGTTTTAATGGTTCCAAGGATTTACAACTTTATAACTTTTTATTCTGCAGAAGGacgtgttttattttgttgtcatacttttttcatcatatggCGGCGTAGTTAAGCTGCTGTTATTATTTTGTCTTGATCACACATTAACCATGTGTGATTTATCTTGCAGAGATAATAAACTTGAGGTTATGTTCGGTCAAACTCACGTCCTAATTCCAGCCCGTTTTCCCAACAGAAACATGTCGGCTGTATGTTATGGTATGTCATTTTCACTTGAAGTCACAGGAAGTGGCGCAAGTTTGATGTGATGGCATTCACACTGTGAAACTGCTGAAAGGATGAGGTCctggtttgataaaaaaaaagaaaaaaaagaaaaagaaaaaaaaataccaaacagGTGGTTCTAGTTTCTTCAATCTGAAGATTTGCTGTTGGAAGTTCAAACAAATCATGAAGGTGCTTTTTGGAAGGGGAACACAAACGTTCAAAGGAGGAAAAAATGGTCCAAGGCACTCTTCGTGCAAAAAAATTAAAGAGGCCTTTATTCAAATTAGATTAGATCAAATAAAATAGACGATATTGATCCCAAATTAGGAAatttcagtgctacagcagcaaaatatatgacacacagcacacctacagaatatacaagaaatTATAAATAGGATAGAACACAAGAACAACTACTATTCAAAActaaagataaaaaatacaaatgaaagaatgtactatacatatatacacgtgGCGAATAAAAATGTACTACCTAAATGGCTATTTCATGTCAAAATCTTAGTAATAACCTCTAATGAATAATACCAAATTGCAGCCATATTTTtgagttgtgtttctgtttaaTGGTCACATCCTTACTCCCTCTCATGCATGTAGGCTGTGACAAGAGcgtgtgaatgaaacattaagttgttacattttactaatttagtgtCTGGCTGGCTGGCTAGTTTATTGTGTGCTCCCCCTCCCCGCTGTTAGATGAAATTTAAGCCCATGGTGTtcattgttcctttttttttgtcatcgcCCAGGAAACTACAAGAACCACAAACTGACGCACAGTGGCGAGAAGCAGTACAAGTGCTCCATCTGCAACAAGGCCTTCCACCAGGTGTACAACCTCACCTtccacatgcacacgcacaacGACAAGAAGCCCTTCACCTGCGCCACCTGCGGCAAGGGCTTCTGCCGCAACTTTGACCTGAAGAAACACATCCGGAAGCTGCACGACAGCGTCTTCTCGCCAGCCACAAACGCCTCCAGAGAGCCGCAGAGCTGAGGCACGCTGCCCCATTTCACCCCCCCCCAGAATGCATTTCAATAataattgaagaaaaaaaagactggCTTATAGCTCTGCATTTGTGGCCATGTTGAacagttttgttttgaaaggcCAGAGAGAAGGTGCATGGGGTAGTCCAATACAATTGGAAATAATCCCTTTAAAAAGAAGTGTGGTAATCCTGTAGGGTTTCAGATCCTGCCCAGGTGTCCCAGCAGGGACACTGTAAAGGGAATACAGAACAGACCGGAGCACCTCTCATTACCACTGGCTCCCATTAGGGCTGCTCAATAATGGAAAacatcataatcacgattatttttggTCGGTactgaaatcacgattattgagcacgattactcattgactttctGAAAGGTGTTGCGTTTATTGAAGTTCAGAAACAGTGACTCAGTTAAACAAAtgaacagtgaaaacaccttgaactgtgacatttccCACATTCAGAACATAAGAccaaataagagtttacttgcaaaacgtaatgtgcaaaataatcgtctTTCTGGATCACTCTatttttttgtgatcgttaggagccagAATTGTAATCGCGATTGACATTTTCAAGTCATTGCACAGCCCTAGCTCCCGTACTGTGCGTTGGGATGTTATAGGGATTGGTTTCTGCACAGATTGAACTTCCTGCATTGCCCGTTATGAGCATCAAACATGGGAGAAATGATCTGTCTCCATGA
It includes:
- the fezf2 gene encoding fez family zinc finger protein 2 — translated: MASSASLETVMSCGRTGPSAAPKSLAFSIDRIMSKGSEPRGGGEERPEGRKLLGLCSPIPCMIPLQPFSYDLQAKALMNYSELWRASFRGTFCGSAAAPCKASCGMCAKAEAGVKQPSRVVKPQVIQQAVAVPSVGGGVGVGGGGGGSLYYLNYLDSAYQQQPELLAGHWFSSPQAHASLSAHHRLLLLENAKLAGVGTEKLPTPQYPHKEHLPGQLDQIVKESHGLSPEKSGKTHSKVSGGSGADGKPKNFTCEVCGKVFNAHYNLTRHMPVHTGARPFVCKVCGKGFRQASTLCRHKIIHTQEKPHKCNQCGKAFNRSSTLNTHVRIHAGYKPFVCEFCGKGFHQKGNYKNHKLTHSGEKQYKCSICNKAFHQVYNLTFHMHTHNDKKPFTCATCGKGFCRNFDLKKHIRKLHDSVFSPATNASREPQS